A genomic segment from Perca flavescens isolate YP-PL-M2 chromosome 13, PFLA_1.0, whole genome shotgun sequence encodes:
- the LOC114566278 gene encoding odorant receptor 131-2-like: MSNAIQSQTNITVGQGLLERALFCALTAVPSCVFLYVNGTMLFTLRNKTVFQETSRYILLFNLLFADTVQLALSQLLYILAACRITLTYPLCGVLTMLADLTNEISPLTLVVMSLERYVAVCYPLRHSTLITIRNTEVAIILVWVFSSLNVLTKVLLLLNFPFENLESLQMKDFCARENMLLGRMSDDYDKAFTYFLFLSDGMAVTSSYIGVMIAARSASTDKASTRKARNTLLLHLGQLGLSLSSTIQTPLLIAMSKVLERIILVRIQIFLHVCIIIFPRCLSSLIYGIRDQTIRPILIYNLCCQWRHSLSL, translated from the coding sequence ATGTCAAATGCAATTCAATCTCAGACCAACATCACTGTTGGACAAGGATTACTGGAAAGAGCGTTATTTTGTGCTCTTACTGCCGTGCCAAGCTGTGTGTTTCTCTACGTTAATGGGACCATGTTATTCACTTTGAGGAATAAAACTGTGTTTCAGGAGACCTCACGTTACATTCTTCTGTTTAACCTCCTTTTTGCAGACACTGTACAGCTGGCACTGAGTCAGTTACTATACATACTGGCTGCTTGTAGAATAACGCTGACATATCCTTTATGTGGTGTTCTCACCATGCTCGCTGATCTCACAAATGAAATCTCGCCTCTCACACTGGTGGTGATGTCTCTGGAGAGATATGTAGCTGTGTGCTACCCACTGAGGCACTCTACCCTCATCACCATCAGAAACACAGAAGTGGCTATCATTTTGGTTTGGGTTTTCAGTTCACTAAATGTCCTCACAAAAGTTCTTTTACtgttaaattttccatttgaaaaTCTGGAGAGCCTGCAGATGAAAGATTTTTGTGCTAGAGAAAACATGCTGCTTGGTCGGATGTCTGACGATTATGACAAAGCATTcacatattttctgtttttatcagATGGTATGGCAGTCACTTCATCCTATATTGGTGTGATGATAGCAGCCAGGTCAGCCTCTACAGACAAAGCCTCAACCCGAAAAGCTCGTAACACACTGCTGCTGCATCTGGGGCAGCTGGGCCTCAGTCTCTCCTCAACCATACAAACCCCATTGCTTATAGCTATGTCAAAGGTCCTAGAGAGAATAATATTAGTGCGCATCCAAATTTTCCTTCATGTGTGTATTATAATTTTCCCAAGATGTCTGAGTTCTCTCATCTATGGAATCAGAGACCAGACCATCAGACCCATCCTTATATACAATCTTTGCTGTCAGTGGAGACACTCACTTTCCCTCTGA